The Odocoileus virginianus isolate 20LAN1187 ecotype Illinois chromosome 3, Ovbor_1.2, whole genome shotgun sequence genome includes a window with the following:
- the OR2G6 gene encoding olfactory receptor 2G6 produces MEESNSSSEKGFLLLGFSDQPQLERILFVIILLFYILNLLGNIAIILVSFLDPKLHTPMYFFLSNLSCVDICFTTSVAPQLLVTMNKKDKNMSYGGCVAQLYVATGLGSSECILLAVMAYDRYAAVCRPLYYTTIVHPQLCASLASIAWLSGLITSLIQCSLTVRLPLCGHRKLDHIFCEVPVLIKLACVDTTFNEVELFVASVIFLIIPVSLILVSYAFITRAVLKIKSTAGRSKAFGTCSSHLLVVIIFYGTIIFMYLQPAKSSSKNQGKFVSLFYTIVTPLLNPIIYTLRNKDVKGAMRTLVMGNAFSS; encoded by the coding sequence ATGGAGGAAAGCAACAGCAGCTCTGAAAAAGggtttcttcttctgggattttcTGATCAACCCCAACTAGAGAGAATACTTTTTGTTATAATTTTGCTCTTCTACATCTTAAACCTACTGGGAAACATTGCCAtcattttagtttctttcttgGACCCCAAACTCCACACTCCAATGTACTTTTTCCTTAGCAACCTCTCTTGTGTAGACATCTGCTTCACCACCAGTGTTGCCCCACAGTTGTTGGTTACCATGAATAAGAAAGACAAGAACATGAGCTATGGCGGATGTGTGGCCCAGCTCTATGTAGCCACCGGGTTGGGTTCGTCTGAGTGTATTCTCCTAGCAGTCATGGCTTATGATCGCTATGCTGCTGTCTGCCGGCCTCTGTACTACACAACCATTGTGCATCCTCAGCTTTGTGCATCCCTGGCCAGCATAGCATGGCTCAGTGGCCTCATCACCTCCCTTATTCAGTGCTCCCTTACTGTGCGGCTGCCTCTTTGTGGTCATCGCAAATTGGACCATATTTTTTGTGAGGTGCCAGTGCTCATAAAACTGGCCTGTGTGGACACAACTTTCAATGAAGTAGAACTATTTGTGGCCAGTGTAATCTTTCTAATTATCCCTGTGTCACTCATCTTAGTCTCCTATGCCTTTATAACGCGAGCTGTGTTGAAGATTAAATCAACAGCAGGGCGTAGCAAGGCCTTTGGGACTTGTTCCTCCCACTTGCTTGTGGTCATCATTTTCTATGGGACCATCATTTTCATGTACCTTCAGCCAGCTAAAAGTAGCTCCAAAAACCAGGGAAAGTTTGTCTCCCTTTTCTACACCATAGTCACCCCACTTTTAAACCCTATTATCTATACTTTGAGAAACAAAGATGTGAAAGGGGCCATGAGGACTTTGGTaatgggaaatgctttcagttcatAA
- the LOC110141621 gene encoding olfactory receptor 2H1-like, translating to MPKATGSTNESFPVGFVLLGYSEFPQLEMLLFWIVIFLYTMIILSNVTIILLSYMNPQLYTPMYFFLSNLSFLDLCFTMTVVPQMLFNLWGPDKSITYSGCIIQLGMVLCVGATQGVMLVVMAFDRYVAICQPLRYTIIMHPQFCWKLVLMSWLSGLIESVTQTPIAFQLPFCAHHCLDDFLCQVPSLIRLTCGDTSPTEWQMTISALLFTILPVGLILTSYGYIAQTLGKIQSEEGRQKAIATCSSHLTVVFMFYGTVAMVYTDPKNQFASKHGKFVSFFFTVVTPLLNPLIYTLRNKEVKSVLQRQLRKGISIRKNKKLIF from the coding sequence ATGCCAAAAGCAACAGGAAGCACCAACGAGAGCTTCCCTGTGGGATTTGTACTTCTTGGCTATTCTGAATTTCCCCAGCTAGAAATGCTTCTCTTCTGGATAGTGATCTTCTTATACACCATGATCATTCTCTCCAATGTGACTATCATCTTGCTGTCATACATGAACCCTCAACTctacacccccatgtacttctttcttAGCAATCTCTCTTTCTTGGATCTCTGTTTCACCATGACTGTTGTGCCCCAAATGTTGTTCAACTTGTGGGGGCCAGATAAGAGCATCACCTACAGCGGATGCATCATTCAACTGGGCATGGTGCTCTGTGTTGGTGCCACACAAGGTGTCATGCTGGTGGTGATGGCTTTTGACCGCTATGTTGCTATCTGCCAGCCCCTGCGCTATACTATCATCATGCATCCTCAGTTCTGTTGGAAACTGGTACTTATGTCTTGGCTGTCTGGACTGATTGAATCTGTTACCCAAACACCTATCGCATTCCAGCTGCCGTTTTGTGCCCACCACTGTCTGGATGACTTTCTCTGTCAGGTTCCTTCTCTCATAAGACTGACTTGTGGAGACACTTCCCCTACTGAGTGGCAGATGACAATCTCTGCCCTTCTCTTTACCATCTTGCCAGTGGGGTTGATCCTGACTTCTTACGGCTACATAGCTCAAACTTTAGGTAAAATCCAATCTGAGGAGGGAAGGCAGAAAGCCATTGCtacctgctcctcccacctcacTGTGGTCTTCATGTTTTATGGGACAGTGGCCATGGTTTACACAGACCCTAAGAACCAATTTGCTTCAAAACATGGcaagtttgtcagtttcttcttcACTGTGGTCACACCATTGCTGAACCCTCTCATCTATACCCTGCGGAACAAAGAAGTGAAGAGTGTCTTGCAAAGACAGCTGAGGAAGGGCATCagcataagaaaaaataagaaactgatCTTTTGA